atatatattagggtgagccaaaaaaaccaacctatcgaatttacgtctcaaaaaggacctatatatcgagaaaaaaattctcccattgggcaaaatttttagctcaattttaaaaggtgtcggtagccatttgaaatttcccatttaaattacatgcaaaaaaattttttttgattaaaaatattataacttttgaaccatgagagacaaaaattcggctctagaatattcttgtagggcattaaatttcttagaaGAAAGTCCtaggagtcgaatttgtaaactcgatatttcgtatactaacaggctatcAAAGTCTCGAGTAAACAGGATCATACAAATATAaggttttatttggattttccaaatacttttctttcaTTGTGATCGGGTAGAAAAAACGGACAACTCGAACAACttggcaaaatttttttttcttcaaaatcgTTTCTAATCGTCACTTACGATTCTCATCATCCCATCCGTACAATTTTGAGTGATTCAAAGTATTCAGGAATTTTTCAGTAGACAAGGCATTGTTGGTCACAAAATATTAAGGTATGTCTTCTTCTCTATATTGAGATTTTAGTAAAGTTACCCCTgcggctgaggcagccgttcggcacgcgcgtggctcgggcgatcaccgaagttaagcagcatcgagcatggccactacttggctgggtgaccgttTAGCCACACGTCGGGTTCGAACGAGGGTCTCTGACCGTTAGGCGTgggatgaagatccagtgatcggtaaaatgggaattttatcgatcactggaccttcacccaaaccgaaactgtactggctaggttttctctgtggtttccctATGTCACTACACCTCCATTGCACAAGGGAGGTTGTAGGGCATcaccgtaatgatgcagtacagtataagcacaagtcgggccacagccgcacaatgaaGGTAGAAAGAGAAGTAAAGCAGTTGCGATATAAaggcaaaaagtgtaaaaggccGTTACTACGGCTATATactagaaaacaattaaaattaaaaaaaaaaaaggtcaaaGTAACCCTGATAGCACGAGTTGCTCGTCAAAAAGTTGGTATTCATTagtttgcgaccaacttgacgacaagttgtcgacaactctaGCTTTTGCGACTCTTGGCTACAGGTTAGCGCCAACTTTTTCAGAAAGTTGGCGCTAGTGAAGAGCCGCAATTCGAAAGCAagtttctgagaaaattgaaggcaactTTCCGTCAATTTATGGATTGCCAACTTTTGGCCACCAACTTATTggattttcaacttttgccaGCAACTTTCTTAGAAAGTGTCTATCAACTTAGGAAATAccaacttttgcggccaacttggcgacTAGTTGCTGCTGTTAGTTTGACGCCAGTTTCtcgccaacttggctatcaagGTATTTATCTTCAACAATTTAGTTTTTTCGGCCTTTATTCACTAATGGTATTGTAGATATCTTCTTTACTAAGATTAgatatagacaattttattattatatgcatttaaaatgaaaaaagtacaAATTATAGTTCGAATATGGTTATCGTCACATTTTAAAAAGACAGCTACAATTTATGTATTGCATACATCTGTAAAAATGTCATTTATCGAGTGATTATGTAAATGTAAGATAATAATAGATAAGTTCAATATGTTAGATagtttaatgaattaatattaataaactataagaatgaaaaatataaaactgcATTTGCCTAAATCACCATCTCTATTAGTATCAATTTTGACTTGCGTTTCTTCACAAAGTCAATGTAGATAGatggtttttttatattttagattCATTAACGTCTCCGATAATCCAGGGGTTGTACGCATAAATTATCGGATACTTGAACATAACCAGGCTTACACGTACAACTATTATCTATACAATCAGAATGTTCCGTGACGCATTGACCTTCCAACCAACAGAATCCACCTAAAACCGGTGCACAcgattgattaataaatgcGATGTGATTCGGTTTGCAtacacatttattattaattgagcAATCCATGTGTAATGCATCTCTACAATCTGAACGTACAGAACAATCGGGTAACGATAATGCTGAAATAACATAATAAACAATAGAcacgttaattaaatttttatcttcacaattaattaacataCTTTTCACACATTGGTCATCAGATGCTGATAAATATGCGGGTTTGCATTGACACATATTATTTACACAACATGAATGTTCGATATAACAATTACCATCGTTTAAACAATATCCTCCGATAATTACCGTGCACGTAAATTGATTGAGTGAAATACTATTTTCAATGCATACGCATATTTTACCATTCGAGCATTTTGcgttttttattgaatcacaGTCTGCATTTGATTCACATGACATTCCCAATGAAACTTTAACGacaacaaatatataaatttatgaactatataaattacttggatttatttaattacaaagaatcaaaatttgcTTAAGAGGATGTGTCATCtattctctttctcacacacaTGTGAACGAACGGAACTGTCCTTGTTGCACTTATTTTAGCAaatgtaaatttcaaatgagccgTTCTCAGATATAATCTGCAATTTCCGAACGAGAAACATttcattcgataaataataagtttacgcatcgaatgacatatttcgtttaataatttgggtCTTTACCTGTGAAAAcggttcatttgaaaatcacctgGTACACTCTCTTAAGTTGGtttcataatgaaaaaaaaataaaaaatttatgtttaccTGGTATACATTCATCACTGGATCGagctataaaattatacttgcATAGACATACGTTAAGAATACAAAAAGTATTATCTGGAAGGCAATCTTCATTTTTTGAACAGTAACCACCTATAATGGGTTGACAAATTTCATTCAATTCTATGTAAGTTGGTTTACAGATACATGTCTGGTTTTCTGAACAATATCTACGCTCTGAATCGTCACAATCGTTATTTTGACGACAATACTTTGATTTGGTATAGCATTGTTCTTTTGCCGAACAGAAATGGTATTTTATTAGTTCACATGTTGTTTCATTAATTGAAACATAATTTTCTTTGCAAACacatttgttatttatcgAACATATTGCATGTTTTACAGCCTTACAATCCAAATTACAATCGCAGGTACCCTTCAAACGCTCTGGAAAAAAAAGGAAGCAAACAATAAGGAGCTTCTTTCCAATACGttcatttatataattatagtaaCCTGGTATGCAATAATTATCGGACTGAGGTAAATAATTACGTTTACATTGACATTTATTGTCAACGCAAACAGCATTAGATGTTGCACATCCTTCATTGTTCAAACATGGTTCATTTAACAAAGGTGAACACGTTGTCTCATTTAATGCAATATGATTTCCAATACAAACACATTCGTTATTCTCCGAGCATATTGAATGCATCACATGAACACAGccgttattattatcacagtATTTCTTAAGGTCACCTTGCAATAGAGAAAAGCAAGTAATTGCATGACTTGTATTCTGAACATCCACTATTTGCGGTAAATGTACTTACTTGATAAACATCGGTTATTAGATTGCCGAACGAAGCCATCCGCGCATCGGCATACTCTACGAAAACAACGGGAGTACATGGGATGACAATCACTACTTTCCACACAATATTCTCCAATAAGCGCTGCACATGTGTTATTGGTTAACTGAAGGTAATTCGATTTGCAAACGCACTTATTGTCGTCAGAACATTTcgcatattttattttactacagTCATGATCTGCTCTACACGCAAGTCCCAACAagacttaataaaaaaatgaaagaatagtaataatataaaatattttttatttatgttccaCATGATGCATACTTACGAGGTAAGCATTTATAATTAGAATCTCGCACATAGTTAGGTTGGCATGAACATTGGTTATTAATACAAGTCGATTTATTCGTGCCACATGTGTCATTGTAACGACAAAATTCTCCCAATAACGGTGCACAAGCTATTTCACTCAGTTTTACATGACTACTgttacaaaaacatttttttctcttttctgAGCATTTGGCGTTCGGTGCCCTTTCGCaatgttgatttttttcacaaaatacGTCTAAAAactctataaaataattaagatcaTTTGATATATTTGTAAGCCACTATTGAAAACCGTTATTACCATCAATACATTCATTGTTTGATTGTTCTATAAAGTCATGATTGCATTGACATGCATGGTTGACACAAACAGAATTATTTGTTATACATTGTTCATCATTCCTACAATATTCACCCAGTAATGGAGCACACATTGTGTTATTAAAAGGAACGTGATTCGATTgacaaatacattttttattttttgaacacTTTGCactgaataaatttctacaATCGTCATCATATTCGCAATTCCATCCTAACAAAGCTGTAAtcatatagtaataataataataatttattttgaattcaatCCGATGGAACGAATGAATTGTTCGTATGTTTTGTCACCGTTCTTAAAATACACACTTGGTAAACATTGTTTATTGTATAAAGGTGAATAAAAAGCTTCACATTCGCATCGATTATTAATACATTgtgagtttgaaattttacattcgtcatcttttgaacaaaatccACCTATAATTGGCCCACACAATGTTTCATTAAACTGCGTATGTCTTTCATCacaaacacattttttatcttttgaacaaattccaaattttattttatgacaaTCTTCGTGAACAACGCAAGGCTCTTCcaaatatactattaaatattaaatataactacatataatCTTTTCACACCCATGTTAACTAATATATTATGAAATCAATTTACTTGGATGGCATTTGAATTCTTGATAAACATAATTATGTTTACATCGACACTTGTTATCAATGCAAAGAGAGTTATTAATTGCACAAGGTTCATGGTCTTGACAACTTTGATTGTACATTGGTGCACATACTGTCTGGTCGATCGGATAATGATTGATTATACACGCACATACTTTTGCTTTTATACAGCTTGAAtgatttatgaatttattacAATCAGAATCACGATTACAAGGCATTCgcataaaaactaaatttttttaaattagtaaaaaagaTCAAATCTATGATTTAAAATGCTTAATGAATCTAATATTTACCTTCTTTACAACGTGCATTAGATTCAGGATGTAAGTTAGGCTTACATTTGCATTTATTATCAACACAGATAGAATTCATAACTACGCATTCATCATTGGTTTCACAAAATCCACCTAAAAGTGGTGCACACAACGTTGAATTCAATGCAGTGGTATTAGCtgtacatttacatttattatcataCGCCGAACATTTTGCGAATTTCACTACTTCGCATTTACTATCGTCAGTGCAAGGTTCTCCTAGTATTTCTGgaacgtaaaaaaatatcgttaaaaatctttaaaacttaatttaattCGATTACTTGATTAAGTATCTAATAAGTAAGCTAACTTAGCTTGCATTGATTATTAGACAGACGTGAATAATTCGCCCTGCACCAACATTCGTTATGAAtacaaatagaattatcaggTGCACACTTTTCATTATTCACACAATATTCACCCAGTAGCGGTGCACATATGGTAAAGTTGACTTCAATAGTATTAGACCTGCAAATACACGTGTTATCTTCTGAACACTTTGAATGCAATATTTCATCACAATCCTCATTTCGTGTGCAAAACATTCCTATATATTctgtaatataattaaaaattacaactaatGGTACTGGAATCCATGAAAAGACGAAGTTTTTCTCAGTCATCCATAAAAGTACCTTGCTTTTTACATGTGAACAAATCatggagtttatttttttcacacgtACTTCTTATCTCACAGCATGGTTGTTGGTAGGAAGGATTACACTGgtatgatatttaattaaaatgaaattttttacaaattacatTAGCACTGAACATGCTCACTTCTCAGATGTATTCATagtcaaattatattttgtattatttaaatgaatccGTCTCATAATAAGAATAGTCATAATATCCAGTACATACACATTTATATCATACCAAGTATACTTACTTGATCATTGTTCTGCGCACATTGAtagttgtaattatttttgtttccgAAAATTGTATTGGCATATAGCAAAATCAAAACTAAGACTCGAAACATTTCCGATGATGTGACCCTAATTTGCACTctcgaaattaaattttttttttatgtttaatttcaaatacttctttttaaattggatatgtaaagaaaaaattctttatgtgttaaaaaaaaataaactccgtGTACTACCTGATTAATCGAAAAAtactgttataaatatatcctTATCTTTATAAAACCTGATAATTCcactcttttttattttttttcaaatttttactttaattcaaCAACAAATTTGATATGACTTTTatacgatatttttttatttggctGGTTGAATTACATCCTTTTCAATCGAAACTGTTGGTATTTCTAAGGTCATAGGTCAATTAAGttatctaattattttgatatatttatgtataaacaaaaatccttttttaccAACATTATGTTATAAATCTTCAATGAaaatctaatttatttatagaggGTATACCGGGACACGGTGGCCTGTtgctaaaaataaagaaattaaaaacttttctccataattcaaatttttttagtttcaataaatttctcatacatcaatttataaaaaaaaaatttaatatctgtAGATATTTTAAGTGTCTCATTCTACTCTCAATCTGTATTTTAACTTATAGTCCCTAATACATTCTACATTACTACAgaattttcaagaaatattATATTCGGTTTtccacaaaaattttgaacaaatgcCATTGTGCTTCGGGTAGACCACCATGCCTCAGTCTCTTGTATTTAAGTTTATTGTtctcttaattattttcaatctgTCACcgaaatccaaaaaaaaaaatcataaaagaaaaacttttttgctaccccgattttaaaaaatcgagatTTCATCAGATATCGATGTCTTGAGATCCTAGAaaccaattttaaaaatttgaaaaatccgatctcaaaaaaaaaattacacttgatattttatttttcaaattatacaatttactacaactcggaaactatggacttcagcgacttgactcataaaacttttttggaagggaataaaattttctataaaattcttattaaaatttttagtgtatTTTTATTGGTTTACGTTTTGCAAGCTGATACAGGTCAATTTCATTGGAAAAGTGACttccgcaacggacacaagtAAAACAGCTTGAATAACAGTTAAGTTactatgggcacttttgaagaacactTTCTCTACAATTTGCGACAAACTACGCTACGACATTATCAAatgcagctgagtattagaagtttgaaaaaaaagtaatttagttTACGTGTATTCTAAATGGGAAATCGTTGGAATCAAACGGAAAGTACTtaggattaaaattaaaagctcaaacttgacaataattttagtttcagCATAAAGAACAATATTTTGCTCGATGAAAAACGGAAAACAAACTCTCGCCGGAAACGAAACAcgcatatattatatatatatatatatatatatatatatatatatttaaaattataacttatagtttaaatatatagaatatcacatttttaaaaaacaatgacTGTTTGTGATCACATACAActgaaaaatgtaattaatgaaGTTAATATGTAAatgtatgataataataaacaaattcaaTGTGTTAAATAgtttagtaaattaataatattaaattatcggAATTACAAAATATAGTACTGTATCTGCATAGATTAGCTATTAGTACCAATTTTGACTTGCAGTAATGCTGGAAATTAATTTGTTCCCCACGTTCCCTTTTATATCGATAGAAGAATTATGAACTACATTATTTGTAGTTTTTTCTTCTAGTTGGGAAAACATCTTTTGACAAGGACTGATATATGACTACAGAGATTGATAAGTCATGAAATTGTCTATTTATAGTCTATGCATTGTTATtccaatattttataaatttaggaTTATCTTTAATAATCCGGGGCTTGCATACATAAGCTGAAGGATACTTTTATATAACCAGGCTTACATTCACAACTATTATCTATACAAGCAGAATTCTCTGTGACGCATTGATTTTCTAGCCAACAGAATCCACCTAAAGGTGGCCCACATGATTTGTCTGTTGATAAGGTATGATGTGGCTTGCAAACACATGTTTCATTAATTGAGCAATCCATATGTAATGCATCTCTACATTCTGAACGTTTAGAGCAAGCATCTAGCGATgatgctaaaaaaattatacgtaaATACAGAAATAACAAAAGAAACTTTaggttgatttatttaattttttatttttccataaaattgCTTACTTTCTGCGCAATGTAAATCAGATGCTGGTAAATATGAGGGTTTGCATTGACATATATTATTGACACAACTGGAATTTCCAATGTGACAATGATTATTGTTTGAACAAGAGCCCCCAATGATTACTGTGCATGTGAATTTATTTAGTGGTGTACTGTTTTCATTGCAAACACACGTTTTACCATTCGAACATTTTgcgtttatcaaaaaattacagtCTACATCCGATTCACATGACGTTCCCAATGAAACTTGAACAACAAGtaatgtgtatatttaataataagtatatcaattacttataTAGAATCAAAAATATACAATGCATGTTTTCAAATATGAAAAAGGAGAATATTTGTACTTACTCGCCTTACATCGATCATTAGATACtgataaaaagttatttttacatCGACATATGTTCAGATAACAAAAAGAATTATCTGGAATGCAATCTTTATCTTCAGTACAATAACCATTTATTATTGGTTGACAGGAACCGTTCAATTCAATGTAATTTGGTTTACAGATACATGTTTGATTTTCTGAACAATATTTACGCACTAAATCGCCACATTCGCAATTTTTACGGCAAAAAACTCCTGTTACATCGCACTGTTCTATTGCAGGACAGGCACCGTTTTTCATCAGTATACAAGTTGTtctattaattgaaatataattttccatGCAAACACATTTTTTACCCGTTGAACATTCCGCATGGTCTATGGCATTACAATCTGAATCACAACTACAATCTCCTTTCAATAGCTCTGAAAAAATAGTAAGTTAACGAGGATATAACTTGCTTCTGATATGTTTATCGATCTGATTATATTAACCTGGTATGCAATTATTATTGGACTgcggtaaataattatgtttacaTCGACATCTATTGTCAATGCAAATAGCATTTGATGTTGCGCATACTCCGTGGCTTGAGCATGATTCATTTAACAAAGGTGCACACGTTGTTTTACTTAATGCAACGTGATTGGCAATACAAACACATCTGTGATTTACCGAGCATATTGAATGCATTACATGACCACAGTcatgattatttttacagaATATTCCTAGATATCCTTGTTATAgggaaaaataattgatgtaTGTCTCGAATTTCGAGCGCTACATTTGTAGTTGCACTGATTggagggtttttttttaatatcatataAAAAGATTTTCTAATATtgaagaaatcattttttagatATCGATTTCTTGTATTAAgcaaatatttcttactatttgataaataattaattaatacaaaagATGGTGtgtaagaaatgatttcttaaatatgAGCAAATCCttttaaatgctaaaaaatccTTCTGTCAGTGTAATACACTTACTTGACAAACATTCGTTATTAGATTGACGTACAAAGCCGTTAGCGCATTTGCATATGTTATGCTCACAAATGCTGTGGATGGGATAGCAGTCGGTATTTTCCATACAATATTCGCCTATAAGTGATATACATGTTGTTCTGTTGAactcaaaataatttgatttgcaaacgcatttattatttttagaacatTTTGCATGTTGTATTCTCTCACAGTCATTATCTCTTTCGCACGTGAATCCTAACCAGACTTAttggaaaaaacaaaaagttaaagaaaaaaaaatattttttatttatgtttttcacGACTTATGCTTACGGGGTATGCATCGACCATTAAAGTCGTGAATGTAGTAAGGTTGGCATGAACATTGGTTATTAATACAGATTGCATTATTCAAGCCACATCGTTCATTGTGACGACAAAATTCACCCAATAACGGGGCACAAGCTATTTTATCAATCTTCACATAATTGTGCTTACAACGACATTTTTTGTACTCTTCCGAGCATCTAGCATTTATTAATACCTTGCAATCTTTGTCGCCCTCACAATATTCATTGAACGAAcctaaaaagtaattataatcatttgaTAGTTCCAACACTGGACACTGTTCTCGTAAATCTCAATTTGTCGTTAAGTGATGGTCATTTATAAGACGCTTTTACCATCAATACATTCATCATTTGATAGTTTTATGAAATCATTATTGCATTGGCATACATGGTTGATACAAACAGAATTGTTCGTTATGCATTGTTCATCATTCCAACAGTATTCACCTAGTAATGGAACACACGCCGTATTGTTCAAAGGAACGTGATTCGATTGACAaacacattttttactttccgaACAAATTGCATTGCATAGATATCTACAATCGCCATCATATACACAATTCCATCCTAACAAAGCTGTAAtcatattataataatgataatttattttgaattcaatCTGATGGaatgaatgaatttttcttatgTTTTGTCACCGTTCTTAAAATACACACTTGGTAAACATTGCTCATTGTATAAAGGTGAATAAAAAGCTTCACATTCGCATCGATTATTAATGCATTttgagtttgaaattttacattCGTCATCCTTTGAACAAAATCCACCTATGATTGGCCCACACGATGTTTTATTAAACTGCGTATGCTTATCATCACAGacacattttttatcttttgaacaaattccaaattttattttatgacaaTCTTCGTGAACAACGCAAGGCTCTTCcaaatatactattaaatattaaatataactacatataatCTTTTCACACCCATGTTAACTAATATATTATGAAATCAATTTACTTGGATAGCATTTGAATTCTTGATAAACATAATTATGTTTACATCGACATTTGTTATTAATGCAAAGAGAGTTACTAATTGCACAAGGTTCATGGTTCTGACAACTTTGATTGTACATTGGTGCACATACTGTCCGATTGATCGGATGATGATTGATTATACACGCACATACTTTTTCTTCAATACAGCTTGAATGATTTATGAATTCATTACAATCAGAATCACGATCGCAAGGCATTCGCATATaaactgaattatttaaaattagtaaaaaaatcgaACGACAATAGAGCACCCTTTGCGCTTTCGCACTTAAGGTGtgcaatattaaatttaacatttgAAGAGCTGACTTAATCGAAAATTTACCTTCTTTACAGTGCGTATTAGATTGAGGAGCTGAGTTAGGCTTGCATTTGCATTTATTATCAACACAGGTAGAATCCTTAACTAcgcattcattatttttctcacaAAATCCATCTAAAAGTGGTGCGCACATGGTTGAATTTAATGCAGCAGTATTAGCTGTACAATCACATTTATTGTCATACGCCGAACACTTTGCGAATTTCACTACTTCGCATTTACTATCGGCAGTGCAAGGTTCTCCTAATATCTCTAGAACGTGAAAAAACGTCGATTATATAGAACTTAATTCGATTTCATTACttgattaattgtttaataagtGAGCTAACTTAATTTGCATTGATTATTAGACACAGATGAATAATTCGCCCTGCACCGACATTCGTTATGGATACAAATAGAATCGTCAGGTGCACacttttcattatttacacAATATTCACCCAGTAGCGGTGCACACATGGTAAAGTTGATTTCAATAGTATTAGATCTACAGATACACATACTATCTCTTGAACACTTTGAATGCAATATTCCATCACAATCCTCATCTCGTGCACAAAACATTCCTATATAcactgtaataaaaataaaattacaactaaTGATACCAGAATTTGTAAAAACAGGAAGTTTTTCTCAGTCATCCATAAAAGTACCTTGCTttttacatgtaaacaaaccattgagtttatttatttgacacGTACTCCTTAACATACAACATGGTTGTTGGTAGGCAGGATTGCACTGGTACAAATAtagttaaaatgaaatttataacaaattacGTTAATGTTGAATACTCTAATTTCTGCCCACAAGTAGTTGGATCCAAATTATAGTTTACACGGTTCAAATAAATGTATTCCAGATTAACACTAATAATCAATATTTCTTACCAAGTATACTTACTTCATCATTGTCCTGCGCACACTGagaattatcattattttcttttccgaAAATTGGATACACTACTATCAGAATAAAAACTAAGACCTGAAATAACCGTTGCTTGACctcaattttcatttttataatcattattgCAATTGCGATTTCGAAATTGCAAAATCGTTacagttataatttaataattgaagaattattttctaaattcttttaaaaaataagcgttctaaaTTTGTCGAAAACTAACACACTAATTGGGACAAAACTGcaataaactatatttttatcactatAACACTTAACAAATAATTGATTTCTATTTTGGTTTCTCGTTTTGTAGCTCTAACTATATACTAACGttgataaaatttgtacattttattctttttaacttgataatttatttttttatttttctaaaatttttttttgaatcaaggtcttacatacataaattcattcttttgattattttaataa
The DNA window shown above is from Microplitis mediator isolate UGA2020A chromosome 1, iyMicMedi2.1, whole genome shotgun sequence and carries:
- the LOC130663062 gene encoding protein eyes shut homolog, which gives rise to MCAPLLGEYCVNNEKCAPDDSICIHNECRCRANYSSVSNNQCKLKILGEPCTADSKCEVVKFAKCSAYDNKCDCTANTAALNSTMCAPLLDGFCEKNNECVVKDSTCVDNKCKCKPNSAPQSNTHCKEVYMRMPCDRDSDCNEFINHSSCIEEKVCACIINHHPINRTVCAPMYNQSCQNHEPCAISNSLCINNKCRCKHNYVYQEFKCYPIYLEEPCVVHEDCHKIKFGICSKDKKCVCDDKHTQFNKTSCGPIIGGFCSKDDECKISNSKCINNRCECEAFYSPLYNEQCLPTLLGWNCVYDGDCRYLCNAICSESKKCVCQSNHVPLNNTACVPLLGEYCWNDEQCITNNSVCINHVCQCNNDFIKLSNDECIDGSFNEYCEGDKDCKVLINARCSEEYKKCRCKHNYVKIDKIACAPLLGEFCRHNERCGLNNAICINNQCSCQPYYIHDFNGRCIPLWLGFTCERDNDCERIQHAKCSKNNKCVCKSNYFEFNRTTCISLIGEYCMENTDCYPIHSICEHNICKCANGFVRQSNNECLSRYLGIFCKNNHDCGHVMHSICSVNHRCVCIANHVALSKTTCAPLLNESCSSHGVCATSNAICIDNRCRCKHNYLPQSNNNCIPELLKGDCSCDSDCNAIDHAECSTGKKCVCMENYISINRTTCILMKNGACPAIEQCDVTGVFCRKNCECGDLVRKYCSENQTCICKPNYIELNGSCQPIINGYCTEDKDCIPDNSFCYLNICRCKNNFLSVSNDRCKAISLGTSCESDVDCNFLINAKCSNGKTCVCNENSTPLNKFTCTVIIGGSCSNNNHCHIGNSSCVNNICQCKPSYLPASDLHCAETSSLDACSKRSECRDALHMDCSINETCVCKPHHTLSTDKSCGPPLGGFCWLENQCVTENSACIDNSCECKPGYIKVSFSLCMQAPDY